The proteins below come from a single Ictalurus punctatus breed USDA103 chromosome 24, Coco_2.0, whole genome shotgun sequence genomic window:
- the ppap2d gene encoding phosphatidic acid phosphatase type 2D: MEKFTVNSGGGDMERDLEIQGRLADGGEVVEPLRENGKAGAGQNRTVTREHTSSPRMLVGLDLLCLIVASIPFFACELKTVKPYKRGFFCGDSSITYPHLKTEAIPDSMLITGGIIITGLTIALAECYCVRSRRVNSRAFIRNPYISSLYKELGSFLFGCCIGQSLTNMAKLSVGRLRPNFLAVCNVTYATLNCTQGDYVDYVKCNCSTKEEEEARKSFFSGHASFAMYTMLYLAFYLQARFSWRGARLLRPLLQFLLVMLAVYTGLSRISDYRHHPSDVLTGFLQGGFTAYWVAFHISSMFKTCPADRSPAGLSLDSPLSLSSRQTEC; the protein is encoded by the exons ATGGAGAAGTTCACCGTGAACAGCGGCGGTGGAGACATGGAGCGGGACCTGGAGATCCAGGGGCGTCTGGCGGACGGCGGCGAGGTCGTGGAGCCGCTGCGGGAGAACGGGAAAGCCGGAGCCGGTCAGAACCGAACCGTGACCCGGGAGCACACCTCCAGCCCTAGGATGCTGGTCGGTTTGGACCTCTTGTGTCTGATTGTGG cctcTATCCCTTTCTTTGCGTGTGAGCTGAAGACTGTGAAGCCGTACAAGAGGGGATTCTTCTGCGGAGACTCGAGCATCACTTACCCCCATCTGAAGACGGAGGCCATCCCGGACAGCATGCTCATCACTGGAGGAATCATCATTACGGGCCTaaca ATCGCTCTGGCCGAGTGTTACTGCGTGCGTTCCCGCCGCGTGAACTCCCGTGCCTTCATACGAAACCCCTACATTTCCTCCCTCTACAAAGAGCTGGGCAGCTTCCTGTTCGGCTGCTGCATCGGCCAATCGCTGACCAACATGGCCAAGCTGAGCGTGGGTCGGCTCCGCCCCAACTTCTTAGCGGTTTGCAACGTGACGTACGCGACGCTGAACTGCACGCAGGGCGATTATGTGGATTACGTGAAATGCAACTGCTCCAcgaaagaagaggaggaggccag GAAGTCCTTTTTCtcaggccacgcctctttcgcCATGTACACAATGCTTTACCTTGCC TTCTATCTGCAGGCGCGGTTCTCGTGGCGCGGGGCGAGACTGTTACGGCCTCTGCTGCAGTTCCTGCTGGTGATGTTAGCCGTGTACACCGGACTCAGCCGGATCTCGGACTACCGCCATCATCCCTCTGACGTCCTCACGGGCTTCCTGCAGGGAGGATTCACCGCATACTGGGTG GCGTTCCACATCTCCTCCATGTTTAAAACGTGTCCCGCAGACCGCTCTCCCGCCGGTCTCTCCCTGGAcagccctctgtctctgtccagtCGTCAGACCGAGTGCTAG